The proteins below come from a single Myxosarcina sp. GI1 genomic window:
- the ureG gene encoding urease accessory protein UreG, translating to MKKSAARLGIGGPVGSGKTALLEGLIPKLIAKNIETAVVTNDLLTTEDADRLKKKGILASNRIVGVETGSCPHTAIREDPTMNLLAVQDLELLYPQLDLIFIESGGDNLASTFSYDLVDAYIFAIDVGAGDDIPRKRGPGFVQADLVVINKIDLAPYVGANLDLIRQEAAIHRQGKPLVYTNCRTGEGLDEVVEFILKTVLFFDS from the coding sequence ATGAAAAAATCGGCAGCAAGATTGGGTATAGGAGGTCCTGTAGGCAGTGGCAAAACTGCTTTATTAGAAGGATTGATCCCCAAATTAATCGCTAAAAATATCGAAACTGCGGTAGTGACCAATGACTTGTTAACTACTGAAGATGCCGACCGCCTCAAAAAAAAAGGCATTCTCGCCAGCAATCGCATCGTAGGAGTAGAAACTGGTAGCTGTCCCCATACTGCCATTAGAGAAGATCCGACCATGAATCTATTGGCAGTCCAGGATTTAGAATTACTCTATCCCCAACTAGATCTAATTTTTATTGAAAGCGGTGGCGATAATTTGGCATCTACCTTCAGCTACGATTTAGTAGATGCTTATATTTTTGCGATCGACGTAGGTGCGGGAGATGATATTCCTCGCAAACGGGGACCTGGCTTTGTACAGGCAGATTTAGTAGTTATCAATAAAATCGATCTCGCTCCCTATGTTGGTGCTAACTTAGATTTAATTCGCCAAGAAGCAGCAATACACCGACAGGGCAAACCACTAGTTTATACCAACTGTAGAACGGGAGAGGGTTTGGATGAGGTTGTAGAGTTTATTTTAAAAACGGTCTTATTTTTCGATTCATAA
- a CDS encoding HEAT repeat domain-containing protein has translation MEQPDLDKIANQLESPNSKDRLLALTSLRQVAPEDAVPLIKKVLDDEILPVRSMAVFALGVKPTPECYPILVNLLKADEDYGIRADAAGALGYLGDIRAFEPLVRAFYEDTNWLVRFSAAVSLGNLKDIRAKEVLLQALDSEEIILQQAAIAALGEIKATESVDRILDFAGSEDWLVRQRLAEALGNFNTEKSISALKFLAKDIHPQVSQAASISLKNLEQNT, from the coding sequence ATGGAACAACCAGATTTAGATAAAATCGCCAATCAGCTAGAAAGCCCAAACTCTAAAGATCGTTTACTCGCTCTAACCTCTTTAAGACAAGTTGCTCCCGAAGATGCAGTACCGCTGATCAAAAAGGTGCTTGACGACGAAATTTTACCAGTGCGATCGATGGCGGTATTTGCTTTAGGAGTCAAACCAACACCTGAATGCTATCCGATTTTAGTCAATCTGTTAAAAGCCGATGAAGACTATGGAATTCGTGCTGATGCGGCAGGTGCTTTAGGTTATCTAGGAGATATTCGAGCTTTTGAACCTTTAGTTAGAGCTTTTTATGAAGATACTAACTGGTTGGTACGCTTTAGTGCTGCGGTTTCTTTAGGGAATTTAAAAGACATTAGAGCTAAAGAAGTTTTATTGCAGGCTTTAGACAGTGAAGAAATAATTTTGCAACAGGCTGCGATCGCAGCTTTAGGTGAAATTAAAGCCACCGAGTCAGTAGATCGCATTCTTGATTTTGCAGGTTCGGAAGATTGGTTGGTCAGACAGCGACTTGCCGAAGCTTTGGGCAATTTCAATACTGAAAAAAGCATCTCCGCACTCAAATTTTTAGCTAAAGATATTCACCCACAGGTAAGCCAGGCAGCTAGTATTTCGTTGAAAAATTTAGAACAAAATACTTGA
- the psbD gene encoding photosystem II D2 protein (photosystem q(a) protein), with product MTIAVGRAPASRGWFDIIDDWLKRDRFVFVGWSGILLFPCAYMALGGWLTGTTFVTSWYTHGLASSYLEGCNFLTVAVSTPADSMGHSLLFLWGPEANWSFARWCQVGGLWTFVALHGAFALIGFMLRQFEISRLVGIRPYNAIAFSAPIAVFVSVFLLYPLGQSSWFFAPSFGVAGIFRFILFVQGFHNFTLNPFHMMGVAGVLGGALLCAIHGATVENTLFEDGDGSNTFRAFEPTQSEETYSMVTANRFWSQIFGIAFSNKRWLHFFMLFVPVTGLWMASIGIIGIALNLRAYDFVSQELRAAEDPEFETFYTKNILLNEGLRAWMAKQDQPHQRFEFPEEVLPRGNAL from the coding sequence ATGACAATAGCAGTAGGACGCGCCCCAGCGTCGCGAGGATGGTTTGACATCATCGACGACTGGCTCAAGCGCGATCGCTTCGTCTTCGTCGGGTGGTCGGGAATTCTATTATTTCCCTGCGCCTACATGGCATTAGGCGGCTGGCTGACAGGAACCACTTTCGTGACCTCCTGGTACACTCACGGTCTAGCCAGTTCCTACCTCGAAGGCTGTAACTTTTTAACCGTAGCCGTATCCACTCCGGCAGACAGCATGGGACACTCCCTATTATTCTTATGGGGACCTGAAGCCAACTGGAGCTTTGCCCGTTGGTGTCAAGTCGGCGGCTTGTGGACATTTGTGGCACTACATGGAGCCTTCGCACTGATAGGCTTTATGCTGCGTCAGTTTGAAATTTCGCGCTTAGTAGGAATCAGACCCTACAACGCCATCGCCTTTAGCGCCCCAATCGCCGTATTCGTCTCGGTCTTCTTACTCTATCCATTAGGACAATCGAGCTGGTTCTTCGCACCCAGCTTTGGAGTAGCAGGAATCTTCCGCTTTATTCTGTTCGTACAAGGATTCCACAACTTCACCCTCAACCCATTCCACATGATGGGAGTAGCAGGAGTGTTGGGAGGAGCCTTACTCTGTGCGATCCACGGAGCGACAGTGGAAAACACCCTGTTTGAAGATGGAGACGGTTCTAACACCTTTAGAGCCTTCGAGCCGACTCAGTCAGAAGAAACCTACAGTATGGTAACGGCAAACAGATTCTGGTCGCAGATATTTGGCATTGCCTTTTCCAACAAACGCTGGCTACACTTCTTCATGCTGTTCGTACCGGTAACGGGACTATGGATGGCGAGTATCGGCATCATCGGCATCGCCCTCAACCTCAGAGCCTATGACTTTGTCTCTCAAGAGTTGAGAGCGGCAGAAGACCCAGAATTTGAAACTTTCTATACGAAAAACATTCTGCTCAATGAAGGTCTAAGAGCATGGATGGCAAAACAAGACCAACCACATCAAAGATTTGAATTCCCAGAGGAGGTACTACCACGTGGTAACGCTCTCTAA
- a CDS encoding efflux RND transporter permease subunit, producing MSFNQGFNFSRFAIYHSRLTICAWLAVAIAGIFAFSSLEYALFPNVTFPVIIVRAKANLETVLDTEARLTVPLETAVNTVVGLQQSTSYTYLGQTVVNLLFDTKVDLETANTTIEQAIAPVELPAATDIEIIPYNLNESTAVSYVLVSDRYDLTELTQIAQTQIAPDLDRLPGVQRVDILGDANFNLTTSIDNASLIHFNRRQAIALQVVKQADANTLEIVELVATAVDRFRTQFADIELVLAETQADYIRQATKATIEALLGAIVLAVVVIYPFLRNLRATLIAATAIPISLLGTFIVMALVGFKLETLTLLALALIIGIIIDDAIVEVENIMRHLEHGNTIKQAALLATEEIGLTVSVSTLTIVAVFLPIALMGGTLGQFFRPFGLTISAAVLTSLLVARTLTPVLAIYWLTPNSPQARNSKNNRLVRGYSNILSWSLNHRQQVMGIAIASLIAGIALIPLIPQGFLPELDRGEFNIFYTTPLPNLADRIASPQPKPQPDNRPSQFGWLTKIARSPETILLRKTIAVGEQLETVALNNLNVESVYTIAGVRGEPNKGKLYIKLKSDRDSTTSQVQETLRTALPQIPKVIISIEDIAFVETGEDSAVKIALVGEDLERLRTSAIALKEKVVRLPGFTDVRVTNENPKLTTIVHQDGKRVTYLNANLASNKAIGDATQEVRKIAKSILPSGISLDLEGESARTRKILGEFAVTLVLSLICMLIVLYFPFRRWLEPMVVGLSLPLSIVGAMLALLITRSDFGMISLIGLIFLLGLLDKNAILLLDYINRLRKSGMERTQAILETGVVRLRPIFMTTISTILGMLPISLGLGAGSELRQPMAVAIIGGLITSSILSLIVVPVLYTLLEDWNLPAKSMQKSNRYY from the coding sequence ATGTCTTTTAACCAAGGTTTTAATTTTTCTCGCTTCGCAATTTATCATTCACGCCTCACCATTTGTGCCTGGTTAGCTGTAGCGATAGCAGGAATATTTGCTTTTAGTTCCCTGGAGTATGCCCTATTTCCCAACGTTACTTTCCCTGTAATAATAGTTCGCGCTAAAGCTAATTTAGAAACTGTATTAGACACCGAAGCTCGATTGACCGTACCTTTGGAAACCGCCGTAAATACTGTAGTAGGGCTACAACAGTCTACTTCTTATACATATTTGGGACAAACTGTTGTTAATTTATTGTTCGACACCAAAGTAGATTTAGAAACTGCGAATACAACCATCGAACAGGCGATCGCGCCAGTAGAGCTTCCTGCTGCCACAGATATTGAAATAATTCCTTACAATCTCAATGAATCTACGGCAGTTAGTTACGTACTCGTTAGCGATCGCTACGATTTAACAGAATTAACTCAAATTGCCCAAACCCAAATTGCTCCCGATCTCGATCGTTTACCAGGAGTGCAAAGAGTAGATATTCTCGGTGATGCAAACTTTAACCTCACTACTTCGATTGATAATGCCAGCCTAATTCATTTCAATCGCCGTCAGGCGATCGCGCTTCAGGTGGTCAAACAGGCAGATGCCAATACTTTAGAAATAGTCGAACTAGTAGCAACTGCTGTCGATCGCTTTAGAACTCAATTTGCAGATATCGAGCTAGTTCTGGCAGAAACTCAAGCTGACTATATTCGTCAAGCAACCAAAGCTACCATTGAGGCTTTGTTAGGAGCCATTGTTTTAGCAGTAGTAGTAATTTATCCTTTTTTACGCAATTTACGAGCGACTTTAATCGCAGCGACTGCCATTCCCATATCTTTATTAGGCACGTTTATCGTTATGGCATTGGTAGGTTTCAAACTCGAAACCCTAACTTTATTAGCTTTAGCGTTAATTATTGGCATTATTATTGATGATGCGATCGTCGAAGTTGAAAATATCATGCGCCATCTAGAACATGGCAACACTATCAAACAAGCGGCACTACTAGCTACTGAAGAAATTGGTTTGACGGTGTCGGTTTCGACTTTAACTATTGTGGCGGTATTTTTGCCTATTGCCTTGATGGGTGGAACTTTAGGACAGTTTTTTCGACCTTTTGGTTTGACTATTTCGGCAGCAGTATTAACCTCGTTGCTAGTTGCCCGAACCCTAACTCCTGTTTTGGCAATATACTGGCTTACACCTAATTCACCTCAAGCCAGAAATAGTAAAAATAATCGGTTAGTTAGAGGCTATAGCAATATATTAAGCTGGTCTTTAAATCATCGCCAGCAAGTAATGGGAATTGCGATCGCTTCTTTAATTGCAGGTATTGCTTTAATTCCTTTAATTCCCCAAGGATTTTTACCAGAGCTAGATCGAGGGGAATTTAATATTTTTTATACTACTCCCTTGCCTAATTTAGCGGACCGTATTGCCTCTCCTCAACCGAAACCGCAGCCAGATAATAGACCATCACAATTTGGCTGGTTGACTAAAATAGCCCGTTCTCCCGAAACAATTTTGTTACGTAAGACAATTGCAGTTGGCGAACAATTAGAAACGGTAGCGTTAAATAATCTCAATGTCGAGTCCGTTTATACCATTGCAGGGGTAAGGGGCGAACCAAATAAAGGTAAACTCTACATTAAGCTCAAAAGCGATCGCGATTCGACCACCTCTCAAGTACAAGAAACACTCCGTACCGCTTTACCGCAAATCCCTAAAGTCATTATCAGTATTGAAGATATTGCTTTTGTAGAGACGGGTGAAGATAGTGCGGTCAAGATTGCTTTGGTAGGGGAAGATTTAGAACGGCTTAGAACCAGTGCGATCGCTTTAAAAGAAAAGGTGGTACGGCTACCTGGATTTACCGACGTGCGAGTTACTAATGAAAACCCCAAACTGACTACAATCGTCCATCAAGACGGCAAACGAGTTACCTATCTTAATGCCAATCTAGCCAGCAACAAAGCCATTGGCGATGCTACACAAGAAGTAAGGAAGATCGCCAAATCGATTTTACCTTCTGGTATCAGCCTCGATTTAGAGGGAGAATCGGCGAGAACCCGTAAAATTCTTGGAGAATTTGCCGTCACTTTGGTTTTATCGCTAATTTGTATGCTAATAGTTCTTTATTTTCCTTTTCGCCGCTGGTTAGAGCCAATGGTAGTCGGTCTATCGCTGCCGCTATCGATAGTAGGAGCCATGCTGGCTTTACTAATAACTCGAAGCGATTTTGGCATGATCTCCTTAATTGGCTTAATCTTTCTACTTGGCTTGTTAGATAAAAACGCAATTTTACTTTTAGATTACATCAATCGCTTGCGTAAATCTGGCATGGAGCGCACTCAAGCCATTTTAGAGACGGGGGTAGTGCGCCTGCGACCGATCTTTATGACTACTATCTCCACAATTTTAGGAATGCTGCCCATTTCCCTTGGTTTGGGTGCGGGTTCGGAATTAAGACAGCCAATGGCGGTAGCGATTATTGGCGGCTTGATAACTTCTTCTATATTGAGTTTAATTGTCGTTCCCGTACTTTATACCTTGCTGGAAGACTGGAATTTGCCAGCCAAGTCTATGCAAAAATCTAACCGATATTACTAG
- the psbC gene encoding photosystem II reaction center protein CP43, translating to MVTLSNPAFAGGRDQDTTGYAWWAGNARLINLSGKLLGAHVAHAGLIVFWAGAMTIFEVAHYVPEKPMYEQGMILIPHLATLGWGVGPGGEVIDTYPYFVIGVLHLISSAVLGLGGIYHALRGPDTLEEYSSFFSQDWKDKDQMTNIIGYHLILLGCGALLLVFKAMFFGGVYDTWAPGGGDVRVISNPTLNPATIFGYLTSAPFGGEGWIVGVDNMEDIIGGHIWVGLICIFGGIFHILTKPFGWARRALIWSGEAYLSYSLAAVSFMSFIAACFIWFNNTAYPSEFYGPTNAEASQAQSFLFLARDQKMGANIGSSQGPTGLGKYLMRSPTGEIILGGETMRFWDFRGPWLEPMRGPNGIDLDKVRNDIQPWQLRRAAEYMTHAPNASINAVGGIITESNSFNFVNIRQWLAAFQFVMAFFFLVGHWWHAGRARAAVAGFEKGINRETEPVLSMPDLD from the coding sequence GTGGTAACGCTCTCTAATCCCGCTTTTGCAGGCGGTCGCGACCAAGACACTACAGGTTATGCCTGGTGGGCTGGTAACGCACGACTAATTAATCTCTCAGGTAAACTTCTTGGAGCGCATGTCGCTCACGCAGGCTTGATCGTATTTTGGGCTGGTGCGATGACTATTTTTGAAGTCGCCCATTACGTACCAGAAAAACCCATGTACGAGCAAGGAATGATCTTGATTCCTCACCTGGCTACACTAGGTTGGGGAGTAGGTCCTGGTGGAGAAGTTATCGATACCTATCCTTATTTTGTAATTGGTGTCTTACACCTAATTTCTTCAGCCGTTCTTGGTTTGGGCGGTATCTATCATGCCCTTCGCGGTCCAGATACTTTAGAAGAATACTCTAGCTTCTTTAGTCAAGACTGGAAAGACAAAGACCAAATGACTAACATTATTGGCTATCACCTAATTCTGCTAGGCTGTGGTGCTTTACTGTTAGTTTTTAAAGCCATGTTCTTCGGTGGCGTTTATGACACTTGGGCGCCAGGTGGTGGTGATGTTAGAGTGATCTCCAACCCAACTCTCAATCCAGCAACAATCTTTGGTTATTTAACTTCTGCTCCTTTTGGTGGCGAAGGTTGGATTGTTGGTGTCGATAATATGGAAGATATTATTGGCGGTCACATTTGGGTCGGCTTGATCTGTATTTTTGGCGGCATTTTCCACATTCTTACCAAGCCCTTTGGTTGGGCGCGCCGCGCTTTAATTTGGTCTGGTGAGGCATATCTTTCCTACAGCCTCGCTGCTGTATCTTTTATGTCCTTTATTGCTGCTTGTTTTATTTGGTTCAATAACACTGCTTATCCCAGTGAGTTTTATGGACCTACTAACGCCGAAGCATCTCAAGCACAGTCTTTTCTCTTTTTAGCTCGCGACCAAAAAATGGGCGCGAACATTGGTTCTTCTCAAGGTCCCACGGGACTTGGTAAGTACCTAATGCGTTCTCCCACTGGTGAAATTATTCTTGGTGGAGAAACCATGCGCTTTTGGGATTTTCGCGGTCCCTGGTTAGAACCCATGCGCGGTCCTAACGGCATCGACCTCGACAAAGTTAGAAATGATATTCAGCCCTGGCAACTACGTCGTGCTGCTGAATACATGACTCATGCTCCCAACGCTTCGATTAATGCTGTTGGTGGTATTATTACCGAGTCTAACTCCTTTAACTTTGTCAACATCCGTCAATGGTTGGCTGCGTTCCAGTTCGTCATGGCTTTCTTCTTCCTAGTCGGACACTGGTGGCACGCAGGACGCGCTAGAGCGGCTGTAGCAGGTTTTGAAAAAGGTATCAACCGCGAAACCGAACCCGTATTGAGTATGCCCGATTTAGACTGA
- a CDS encoding DUF3685 domain-containing protein, whose translation MTQDQIKLFIVDNDPIFRLGFCTAIARYPDLVIIGQGDTSIDTFRQLTQGIILNVLVVGIGLDLPELEFSSLQFCQRIAQLYPQLPIFLLTLDLKFKQANKIKSWGVRGYCNKGTSIETVKDALRAIAYGENYWQTPTQSRSNQLQKILSNLSRSGRQEIADSLAEIERQLASPNLSDWERVFLVGRQRELLAAQWLSRQLVAEDLPAAESNDSSLVRSSTPEIIPLSPPTNLEIAPVFEDSVTAEIFERVFNDIQFGLFNRTPVTLEIDILQREKKQFLLGLILNLVGETLEELKTRDNPLIPIELNLRSIWQQATSDFFFLHYEQTIEIEREQLTTILLQEFETIKKNTFDKIYSSLELFAYLLGETKLSIDNVSYSSDAPEAKIRAENLLQNLIIQLANCVMQVILNNFYDLEIFKYNLYTPTCRTAREIASFRNELSWRYRLETYWEEPKNVFESRHRLFVLNNDRIKLLFIYAPRREELEQLQGIPWMATIAIETRDAISPRLRAVLSFAGSGVIFILTQVIGKGIGLIGKGIIQGIGSTIKDVPNNKSRK comes from the coding sequence ATGACCCAAGACCAGATTAAACTCTTTATCGTTGATAATGACCCTATCTTTCGTCTGGGTTTTTGTACTGCGATCGCCCGATATCCCGACTTAGTAATTATCGGTCAGGGAGACACCAGCATTGATACTTTTCGCCAACTCACTCAAGGAATCATCTTAAATGTTTTAGTAGTGGGTATAGGTTTAGATTTGCCTGAGTTAGAGTTTTCTAGCCTCCAGTTTTGTCAAAGGATTGCCCAGCTATATCCCCAGCTACCAATTTTTTTACTCACCCTCGATCTAAAGTTTAAGCAGGCAAATAAAATAAAATCTTGGGGAGTGAGAGGTTACTGCAATAAGGGAACCAGTATCGAAACTGTTAAAGATGCCCTGCGAGCGATCGCCTATGGTGAAAATTACTGGCAAACTCCCACCCAAAGTCGTTCCAATCAGTTACAGAAGATTTTATCTAACCTCAGTCGGTCGGGAAGACAAGAAATTGCCGATAGCCTGGCAGAAATCGAACGGCAGTTAGCAAGCCCAAATTTATCTGATTGGGAACGGGTATTTTTAGTCGGTCGTCAACGAGAACTGTTAGCCGCACAGTGGTTATCCCGTCAGTTAGTTGCTGAAGATTTACCAGCAGCAGAGAGTAATGATTCTTCCTTGGTGCGATCTTCAACACCAGAGATTATACCGCTGTCTCCACCTACAAACTTAGAAATAGCACCAGTTTTTGAAGATTCAGTTACCGCCGAAATTTTTGAACGAGTTTTTAACGATATTCAATTTGGTTTATTTAATCGCACTCCAGTTACTTTAGAAATAGATATTTTACAAAGAGAAAAAAAGCAGTTTTTACTCGGTCTGATTCTCAATCTCGTCGGAGAAACATTAGAAGAATTAAAAACTAGAGATAATCCTTTAATTCCCATTGAATTAAATTTACGCAGTATCTGGCAACAAGCTACTAGCGATTTTTTTTTCCTGCACTACGAACAAACTATTGAAATCGAGCGCGAGCAGTTGACTACAATTTTGTTGCAGGAGTTTGAAACAATAAAAAAAAATACCTTCGACAAAATTTACTCTAGCTTAGAATTATTTGCTTATTTGTTAGGTGAAACTAAGCTGTCTATAGACAATGTATCCTATAGTTCTGACGCTCCCGAAGCCAAAATTCGCGCCGAAAATCTCTTGCAAAATCTGATTATTCAGTTAGCAAATTGTGTAATGCAGGTGATTTTAAACAACTTTTACGATCTAGAAATTTTTAAATACAATCTCTACACTCCCACGTGCCGAACTGCAAGGGAAATTGCCAGTTTTCGCAACGAATTATCCTGGCGTTATCGTTTAGAAACCTATTGGGAAGAGCCAAAAAATGTATTTGAAAGCCGCCATCGCTTGTTTGTTTTAAATAACGATCGCATCAAACTGTTATTTATTTACGCTCCTCGTAGAGAAGAATTAGAGCAGCTTCAAGGCATTCCCTGGATGGCGACAATTGCCATTGAAACTCGCGACGCGATCTCGCCACGACTCAGAGCAGTTTTGTCATTTGCAGGTAGCGGCGTAATATTTATTTTGACTCAGGTAATTGGTAAAGGTATTGGTTTGATTGGCAAAGGAATTATTCAAGGAATTGGCAGTACAATCAAAGATGTTCCTAATAACAAAAGTAGAAAGTAA
- a CDS encoding urease accessory protein UreE has product MTEIVRKYLGNTNEDPGLEQQITKACQSQQCLEIDLVLADRAKGRIFTQSTSGVAIGIIKNRDRLLETGDVFETESGSLILIRLQPQKLMVLSFTQPLGDRAVDLVHLGHVLGNHHYPIFIESNKIYVRLVTQPAAIEKIIAEFDLPGLKIEYQGRSAEELTFSNHHHQTL; this is encoded by the coding sequence ATGACCGAGATTGTCCGTAAATATTTGGGGAATACCAATGAAGATCCTGGTTTAGAACAGCAGATTACTAAAGCTTGCCAAAGTCAGCAGTGTTTGGAAATCGATCTCGTTCTAGCAGATCGCGCCAAAGGCAGAATCTTTACTCAATCTACTTCGGGTGTGGCTATTGGCATTATTAAAAATCGAGATCGCCTGTTAGAAACGGGAGATGTGTTTGAAACCGAATCTGGGAGTTTGATTCTAATTCGCTTACAGCCACAAAAATTGATGGTGCTGAGTTTTACCCAACCGTTAGGCGATCGCGCCGTCGATTTAGTCCATCTCGGTCATGTTTTGGGCAATCATCATTATCCGATCTTTATCGAATCGAATAAAATTTACGTTCGATTAGTTACCCAACCAGCAGCAATTGAAAAAATAATCGCCGAATTCGATTTGCCTGGATTGAAAATAGAGTACCAAGGCAGATCTGCTGAAGAACTTACTTTTTCCAATCATCATCATCAAACGCTATAA
- a CDS encoding pentapeptide repeat-containing protein has protein sequence MIEKPKLSLFKATRRSLGGNLRIYLQILFLLLIICSFNLLFCDLSMAVTQTDKNYLTLEILQEKLNNTVRQEGIDTIELNNYIIDLSQQDNEFIDSFYQQINYKINRTKNSIKLDFSDSIIQGNFELNRLGIATPMVEGALSSLLTPQEREQIKSYHRSIDKSQELNPTINVFRDILNLDRTVFTATADFSNILFLQKFEAIETNFQQQANFTNSIFAEQVDFGGAVFDGVIQSDRTHFYDKANFNNILFSGITNFSNSYFEGEIDFNNAAFFGLANFTRSIFYKSADFSKTIWRDRVLFSKGKFLDCLTLTDATFERNLAFRDVYVGSNINLQDVSLLDRVDFSNAFFATTSKINMTGLAFDAEEAKIIGESGTIGNVITLDLYKGNETVFRNLIRNFRNLEQINDANQIEYQREQLKLQFLGDGLIKTPWQKIFRLSWISTLLQWMGLSLLLLLGDYGTNFNLIFSVGILTIAFFSVLFWLIDRYRPQIFPPIVPTGYETFWMISSYLALTIFGTANVFISTDKPWLTLACVAIVLLPVPLAFSIRFFWQNKTEKLFDVTYFVENGEMRQFRLMLGRLPVMPRFYFFRDRFMPILWDKRWNWLNYYNLSLNNVFKLGFNDIRVRDEHLPGTIAILVWYQWCLGGLYTVILLWTLSRTIPGLNLLLYF, from the coding sequence ATGATTGAGAAACCAAAGTTAAGCTTGTTTAAAGCCACCCGAAGGAGTTTGGGTGGAAATTTGAGAATTTATCTGCAAATTTTGTTTTTACTATTAATTATTTGTAGCTTTAATTTGCTGTTTTGCGATTTGTCTATGGCGGTCACTCAAACCGATAAAAATTATTTAACCCTAGAAATTTTACAAGAAAAACTAAATAATACAGTTCGACAAGAAGGGATAGATACTATAGAGTTAAACAACTATATTATCGATCTATCCCAACAAGATAACGAATTTATAGATAGTTTTTATCAACAAATAAACTATAAAATCAATCGTACCAAAAACTCAATCAAACTAGATTTTAGCGATAGTATAATTCAAGGGAATTTTGAGCTTAATCGCTTGGGAATTGCAACTCCTATGGTAGAAGGTGCATTATCTTCGCTGCTTACTCCTCAAGAGCGCGAACAAATTAAAAGCTATCATCGATCGATCGATAAGTCGCAAGAATTAAACCCAACAATTAACGTATTTCGAGACATTCTCAATCTCGATCGCACCGTGTTTACTGCTACGGCAGATTTTTCCAACATCTTATTTTTACAAAAGTTTGAAGCTATAGAAACCAATTTTCAGCAACAAGCCAACTTTACTAATAGTATATTTGCCGAACAAGTAGATTTTGGCGGTGCTGTTTTTGATGGAGTCATACAAAGCGATCGCACTCACTTTTATGATAAAGCTAACTTTAATAACATACTATTTTCAGGAATAACTAATTTTAGCAATAGTTACTTTGAAGGAGAGATCGATTTTAACAATGCGGCTTTTTTTGGACTGGCAAATTTTACTCGCAGTATTTTTTATAAATCTGCTGATTTTAGTAAAACAATTTGGCGCGATCGCGTATTGTTTTCTAAAGGCAAATTTTTAGATTGTTTGACCTTGACCGATGCTACTTTTGAAAGAAATCTTGCTTTTCGTGATGTATACGTCGGCTCTAATATAAATTTACAAGATGTAAGCCTATTAGATAGAGTCGATTTTAGCAATGCTTTTTTTGCTACTACTTCCAAAATCAACATGACTGGTTTGGCTTTTGATGCCGAAGAAGCAAAGATTATCGGTGAAAGTGGCACAATTGGCAATGTTATTACTCTCGATCTTTATAAAGGCAATGAAACTGTTTTTCGTAACTTAATTCGTAATTTTCGCAATCTAGAACAAATTAATGATGCCAATCAAATAGAATACCAGCGAGAACAATTAAAATTGCAGTTTTTGGGCGATGGACTGATTAAAACTCCCTGGCAAAAAATATTTAGACTTAGTTGGATAAGTACTTTATTGCAGTGGATGGGTTTGAGTTTGCTCCTACTTTTAGGCGACTATGGCACTAACTTCAACTTAATATTTAGTGTGGGAATTTTAACCATTGCCTTTTTTAGCGTTCTTTTCTGGCTTATCGATCGCTATCGTCCTCAAATTTTTCCTCCAATAGTTCCTACAGGGTACGAAACATTCTGGATGATAAGTAGTTATCTAGCATTAACTATTTTTGGTACTGCTAATGTATTTATTTCAACTGATAAACCCTGGTTGACTTTAGCCTGTGTGGCTATTGTTTTATTACCAGTTCCTCTGGCATTCTCAATTCGTTTTTTCTGGCAGAATAAGACCGAGAAACTATTTGACGTTACTTACTTTGTGGAAAATGGCGAAATGCGGCAGTTTCGCTTAATGTTAGGGCGACTGCCAGTTATGCCTCGATTTTATTTCTTTCGCGATCGCTTCATGCCAATTTTGTGGGACAAACGCTGGAATTGGTTAAATTATTACAATCTTAGTTTGAATAACGTGTTTAAACTCGGCTTCAATGATATCCGCGTCCGAGACGAACATTTACCAGGTACGATTGCCATTTTAGTCTGGTATCAATGGTGTCTGGGGGGGCTGTATACTGTTATCTTACTTTGGACGCTCTCACGCACAATACCAGGTTTAAATCTCTTACTTTATTTTTAA